A genomic window from Sulfurospirillum multivorans DSM 12446 includes:
- a CDS encoding uracil-xanthine permease family protein, whose amino-acid sequence MLHKTDYNFRLRDSIIGLQFLFVAFGALVLVPILTGLDPNVALFTAGFGTLLFQLTTREQIPPIFLASSFSFIAPIIYGLKTWGLAGTMCGLAAAGLFYFFLSVLVRIKGSDFLHKIFPAVVVGPVIMTIGLILSPVAVNMAMGKTGDGAIVLVPLHQAMMVSMSALIVTLLVALLGKGVLKLLPILCGIIAGYSVSLILGIVSFDSVAKAAWFAIPNFVTPEWNLEAIIYILPIAIAPAVEHVGGILTISNVTKTDYLKKPGLKTTLLGDAIATTAASMLGGPPNTTYSEVTGAVTITKAFNPAIMTWAALFAIVLAFVGKLGGLLATIPVPVMGGILLLLFGIIASIGLGTMVREKVDMNDPRNMIIVSMILVLAIGGMVVDLGGVAFSGIGLGAIVGIVLNLVLPKGHHISE is encoded by the coding sequence ATGTTACACAAGACAGACTATAATTTTAGACTCAGGGACAGCATTATTGGTTTGCAGTTCTTATTTGTTGCTTTTGGGGCGTTGGTTTTAGTTCCCATTTTGACAGGGCTTGATCCTAACGTTGCGCTTTTTACCGCAGGGTTTGGAACGCTTCTGTTTCAACTTACTACGCGCGAGCAGATTCCTCCAATTTTCTTGGCGTCTTCGTTTTCGTTTATCGCGCCGATTATTTACGGGCTTAAAACATGGGGACTTGCAGGCACGATGTGTGGTCTTGCGGCGGCGGGTTTGTTCTACTTTTTCCTCAGTGTTCTTGTACGTATTAAAGGCTCAGACTTTTTACATAAAATTTTCCCAGCCGTTGTCGTAGGCCCTGTCATTATGACGATTGGTTTGATCCTCTCTCCCGTGGCGGTCAATATGGCGATGGGGAAAACAGGCGATGGCGCGATTGTTTTAGTGCCTCTGCATCAAGCGATGATGGTTTCGATGTCAGCACTTATTGTAACGCTTTTGGTGGCACTTTTAGGTAAAGGCGTGCTTAAATTATTGCCTATTTTGTGTGGCATCATTGCAGGGTACTCGGTTTCATTAATCTTGGGCATTGTCAGTTTTGACTCAGTAGCCAAAGCGGCATGGTTTGCAATACCAAATTTTGTAACACCGGAATGGAATCTTGAAGCGATTATCTATATTTTACCGATTGCGATTGCCCCAGCGGTGGAACATGTTGGTGGTATTTTAACGATCAGCAATGTGACAAAAACCGATTATTTGAAAAAGCCCGGTTTGAAAACGACCCTTTTGGGCGATGCGATTGCAACCACGGCGGCTTCTATGCTGGGTGGACCTCCAAATACGACCTACTCCGAAGTGACGGGTGCGGTGACCATTACCAAAGCATTCAATCCTGCCATTATGACATGGGCAGCACTTTTTGCCATTGTGTTAGCGTTTGTGGGAAAACTAGGTGGTCTTTTGGCGACGATTCCCGTACCCGTAATGGGAGGCATTTTATTGCTTCTTTTTGGCATTATCGCTTCCATTGGTTTAGGCACGATGGTGCGAGAAAAAGTCGATATGAACGATCCTCGCAATATGATCATCGTCTCAATGATTTTGGTTTTAGCCATTGGTGGTATGGTCGTCGATCTGGGTGGTGTTGCATTTAGTGGTATTGGTTTAGGTGCGATTGTGGGCATCGTGCTTAATTTAGTGTTGCCAAAAGGGCATCATATCAGTGAATAA
- the dxr gene encoding 1-deoxy-D-xylulose-5-phosphate reductoisomerase, producing the protein MVLLGSTGSIGVNALLIAKRFGITVEALVAGKNIALLNEQIKEHQPKYVAIHDANDRALVNHPNVLVGQAGILELLQKTESFLVVNALVGFVGLAPSIEALRLGKRLALANKESLVVAGHLLDTSHITPIDSEHFGLWYLLGKRPVRGMTITASGGAFRDTPLNELAQKSFQDALKHPNWSMGAKITIDSATMTNKLFELLEAKWLFGVDKLDAIIEPKSLIHAFVDFQDGSTTAHLAAADMKLPIAFALLGEVEEPILPSIDLASIGSFSFQKIEPARYPIWEIKDDVLAHPTRGVVINAANEVGITKFFNQEITILELAERTIKAYRHFEDAIPKSLDEVFEIDREVRRYCLSF; encoded by the coding sequence GTGGTACTTCTAGGCTCAACAGGCTCCATTGGCGTTAACGCGCTCCTGATCGCCAAACGCTTTGGCATTACGGTGGAAGCACTGGTTGCAGGCAAAAACATAGCACTTCTCAACGAGCAGATAAAAGAGCACCAACCCAAATATGTCGCAATCCATGATGCAAACGATCGCGCTTTGGTGAATCATCCCAATGTCCTTGTTGGGCAAGCGGGCATTTTAGAACTGCTTCAAAAAACAGAAAGTTTTTTAGTGGTGAATGCTTTGGTCGGTTTTGTAGGGCTCGCTCCTAGCATCGAAGCTTTGCGCCTTGGAAAACGCCTTGCCCTTGCCAATAAAGAATCCCTTGTTGTCGCAGGGCATCTGCTCGACACGTCTCATATTACGCCGATTGACAGTGAGCATTTTGGACTGTGGTATCTTTTAGGTAAACGTCCCGTTCGTGGCATGACGATTACGGCAAGCGGTGGAGCGTTTCGTGACACACCACTCAATGAACTTGCTCAAAAATCCTTTCAAGATGCCCTCAAACATCCCAACTGGAGTATGGGCGCAAAAATTACCATCGATAGTGCAACGATGACCAATAAACTTTTTGAACTTTTGGAGGCCAAATGGCTGTTTGGCGTTGACAAGCTGGATGCCATCATTGAGCCTAAGTCGTTGATTCACGCCTTTGTTGATTTTCAAGATGGCAGTACCACCGCACATTTAGCCGCAGCCGATATGAAACTTCCTATCGCTTTTGCCCTTTTAGGTGAAGTTGAAGAGCCGATCTTACCTTCCATTGATTTAGCTTCCATTGGCTCATTCTCGTTTCAAAAAATTGAGCCAGCACGCTATCCGATTTGGGAGATTAAAGACGACGTATTAGCACATCCAACGCGCGGTGTTGTGATCAATGCTGCCAATGAAGTGGGCATTACCAAGTTTTTCAACCAAGAAATTACCATTTTAGAACTGGCAGAGCGAACGATTAAAGCGTATCGACACTTTGAAGATGCGATTCCTAAGAGTTTGGATGAGGTTTTTGAGATTGACCGTGAAGTTCGTCGTTACTGCTTATCGTTTTAG
- a CDS encoding phosphatidate cytidylyltransferase, with protein MNLKTLYESNKQRVFTGLVMAAFASLVAFLNNALLTWLILGVMYLFAFYEAMNLFDVKDNKLYVYAVLLWLAAFIYPNPDDLIYLAIIGFLAVMAYTKKVDYRLLAPFLYPSVSMLFLYALYHDFGMSVLVWLVIVVALTDTGAYFVGKSIGKTSFSPTSPNKTLEGVIGGVLIGTVVGALYGTFFISLWLSAIIALVTSIASVFGDLFESYLKREAGLKDSGNLFPGHGGMLDRLDGYLFGGVVMVILLRGLA; from the coding sequence ATGAACTTGAAAACACTCTACGAATCCAATAAACAGCGCGTTTTCACGGGCTTAGTGATGGCGGCATTTGCCTCATTGGTTGCATTTTTAAACAACGCACTTTTAACATGGCTTATTTTAGGCGTCATGTATCTGTTTGCCTTTTACGAGGCGATGAACCTCTTTGACGTCAAAGACAACAAACTGTATGTGTATGCCGTGCTTCTATGGCTCGCGGCGTTTATCTACCCCAATCCTGATGATCTTATTTACCTCGCTATCATTGGCTTTTTAGCGGTTATGGCGTACACGAAAAAGGTTGATTATAGGCTTCTCGCCCCATTTTTATACCCTTCCGTTTCAATGCTGTTTCTCTACGCACTCTACCACGACTTTGGTATGTCTGTTTTGGTATGGTTGGTTATCGTTGTCGCACTCACCGATACAGGCGCTTATTTTGTAGGCAAAAGCATCGGTAAAACATCGTTTTCGCCGACTTCTCCCAATAAAACACTCGAAGGCGTCATCGGCGGCGTGCTCATCGGTACGGTAGTGGGCGCACTGTATGGCACATTCTTTATTTCTTTGTGGCTCTCTGCCATTATCGCCCTTGTGACATCCATTGCTTCGGTTTTTGGCGATCTTTTCGAGAGTTATCTCAAACGCGAAGCAGGCTTAAAAGACAGTGGCAATCTTTTCCCAGGACACGGCGGCATGTTAGACAGACTTGATGGCTATCTTTTTGGCGGTGTCGTTATGGTCATTCTGCTTCGAGGGCTCGCGTAA